A genome region from Chryseobacterium sp. G0186 includes the following:
- a CDS encoding SPOR domain-containing protein, with product MRNLIKIFSILSLFSFYSIEAQQVVKKDTLSGTELVITMDSKISAALEGVEGKCAKVTTNNPIKDYGNNDGNISTGISTKPPKIYVPNRELTNAEICKKNPRILGYKIQITTVKSNEEANEVKSYFRKRFPNLKVETDASLRPNYKILVGSYFTKQSAAGDLSKIREYFKSSVPVQYRIFCAEAK from the coding sequence ATGAGAAATTTGATTAAAATATTTTCGATATTATCATTATTTAGTTTTTATAGTATTGAAGCCCAGCAGGTTGTAAAGAAAGATACCCTTTCCGGAACAGAGCTTGTCATCACGATGGATTCTAAAATAAGTGCTGCCTTGGAAGGAGTTGAAGGGAAGTGTGCAAAAGTTACCACCAATAACCCCATTAAAGATTACGGGAATAATGATGGAAATATTTCTACAGGGATTAGTACAAAACCTCCAAAGATTTATGTGCCGAATAGGGAATTAACCAATGCCGAAATTTGTAAGAAAAATCCTCGAATTTTAGGATATAAAATTCAGATTACGACGGTGAAAAGCAACGAGGAAGCGAACGAGGTGAAATCGTACTTCAGAAAAAGATTTCCCAACCTGAAAGTGGAAACGGATGCTTCTCTAAGACCTAACTACAAGATTCTGGTGGGAAGTTATTTTACTAAGCAGAGTGCTGCCGGTGACCTTTCAAAAATTAGAGAATACTTCAAGTCTTCAGTTCCTGTACAGTATAGAATTTTCTGTGCAGAAGCAAAGTAA
- a CDS encoding DUF6080 domain-containing protein, with translation MSFIKTKFIHFLRLVFPSSSAELAVFLFFIICYGILGSYIAIHYRIIFDSRIPWDAYFSFDNKSILMTGGSFERHPLSYYFFNWIREFSLFISGGKMDMTFRLTLAWLSNIIITLNVVQVFKYLKNIIRLPLAFSLLITFFFGIFSTNIILSFTPENFTYTLFFLSLYNYYAAIKIKQEERIPAAALSLAGITIGGLTITNIVKVFIPVFFEKNLFRDWKKLGNAILRGAIALVIYILLYLNRIDFKYQNIFSKTNQQYEKFSKVESMPTWDMILSFFFGGNILFPSFIISDKHNMKGFNFKGLYMDLYSSVFPYIFITLLLILISWSYFKNFKNKWVQIVAISFLVDIIIHCVMRFGLHTSYIYGGHFVFAYPLLIGWLFYAYRSSPKTLSFLTVIIGLLFTYLLSNNLFRMSEFFWFLETYYK, from the coding sequence GTGTCTTTTATCAAAACAAAATTTATTCATTTTCTAAGGCTGGTTTTTCCATCCTCATCTGCTGAACTTGCCGTTTTCCTGTTCTTCATCATCTGCTATGGAATCCTGGGATCATACATTGCGATCCATTACAGAATCATCTTCGACAGTAGAATTCCTTGGGACGCCTACTTTAGCTTTGACAATAAATCTATCCTGATGACCGGAGGAAGTTTTGAAAGACACCCTCTATCCTATTACTTTTTCAACTGGATAAGGGAATTTTCATTATTTATTTCCGGCGGAAAAATGGATATGACATTCAGGCTTACATTGGCATGGCTCAGTAATATCATCATCACACTGAATGTAGTTCAGGTTTTTAAATACCTGAAAAATATCATCAGACTTCCATTGGCATTTAGTCTTTTGATTACATTCTTTTTTGGAATATTCTCTACCAATATCATTCTTTCTTTTACCCCGGAAAACTTCACTTATACCCTGTTTTTCCTCTCCCTATACAATTACTATGCAGCCATCAAGATTAAACAAGAAGAAAGAATTCCGGCTGCAGCACTCTCTTTGGCAGGAATTACGATTGGCGGGCTTACCATCACCAATATTGTAAAGGTCTTTATTCCGGTATTTTTTGAGAAAAATCTTTTCAGAGATTGGAAAAAACTGGGAAATGCCATTTTAAGAGGGGCAATTGCTCTTGTGATCTACATTCTACTCTATTTAAACAGAATCGATTTTAAATACCAGAATATTTTCTCAAAGACCAATCAACAGTATGAAAAGTTTTCCAAAGTAGAATCTATGCCGACCTGGGATATGATTCTTTCTTTCTTTTTCGGAGGTAATATTCTTTTCCCGAGTTTTATCATTTCAGACAAACACAATATGAAGGGTTTTAATTTTAAAGGCCTTTATATGGATCTTTATTCATCAGTATTTCCCTATATTTTTATCACCCTATTGTTGATACTGATAAGTTGGAGTTATTTCAAAAATTTTAAAAACAAGTGGGTACAGATCGTTGCTATTTCGTTTCTCGTTGACATTATTATTCATTGCGTCATGAGGTTTGGACTCCATACCTCATACATCTACGGTGGACACTTTGTTTTTGCCTATCCACTGCTTATAGGATGGCTATTTTATGCCTACAGATCATCCCCAAAAACGCTTTCATTTTTAACCGTAATCATCGGTCTATTATTTACCTATTTGTTATCTAATAACCTATTCCGGATGTCAGAATTCTTTTGGTTTTTAGAAACCTATTACAAATAA